In Capsicum annuum cultivar UCD-10X-F1 chromosome 11, UCD10Xv1.1, whole genome shotgun sequence, one genomic interval encodes:
- the LOC124888732 gene encoding ABC transporter G family member 28-like, whose translation MSSLAYFLAKDTVDHINTIVKPAVYLSMFYFFNNPRSSILDNYVVLLCVVCFVTGITYALAIYFEPGQAQLWSVLLPVVLTLVASKDSAFTAIVGDYIYSKWALEAFIIANAKRYSGVWLITRCGVLRKKGYALDHWYPCLLKLILLGAASLCVAFLLLITFQKK comes from the exons ATGAGCAGTTTGGCATACTTTTTGGCTAAGGATACAGTTGATCATATCAATACTATTGTAAAGCCTGCAGTTTATCTATCAATGTTCTACTTCTTCAACAATCCAAGATCATCAATTTTGGATAATTATGTCGTCTTGCTTTGTGTCGTATGTTTTGTTACTGGAATAACATATGCACTTGCCATCTACTTTGAACCTGGTCAGGCTCAACTG TGGTCGGTGTTGCTACCAGTTGTCTTGACCCTTGTAGCAAGCAAGGACAGTGCGTTCACTGCGATAGTAGGAGATTATATCTATTCAAAGTGGGCCTTGGAAGCATTTATAATTGCAAATGCTAAAAG GTACTCTGGCGTGTGGCTAATCACAAGATGTGGTGTACTAAGGAAAAAAGGCTACGCGCTTGATCATTGGTACCCTTGCTTACTAAAACTCATCCTTCTCGGTGCTGCCAGTCTCTGCGTAGCATTTTTGTTATTGATAACCTTCCAGAAAAAATAA